The genomic region ACTGCATCAACTCGGCGCTCATCTGGTGCACCAGGTTCAGCAGCCAGCCCAGCCGTTGATCGGCGTCCACTTCCTCACCGGTGCTGTCCTCGACCGCCACGGCGATCCGCAGCGGCACCGCCGACTGGATCACCGCCATGTCACTGCTCACGTAGCCTGATCGCCGCGGCTTCGAGTAGGCGTTGCTGATTCTGCCGGGACCGCAACTGGTAGAACCGGCCCGAGAACGACGCCAACAACGCCATGAAGTCGTCCATCAGCTCCTCCAGCAGAGATTTGTCCCCACGTTCGTGCAGTGCCTCGACGCTAACGCCGCACACCGACAAGTACCGCTCGATCCACCCCACCCCCGAACCGGGCCAGGCGATCGCGCCACACCACCCGCACCACGGTGAACTTGCCGGCCGCGGCATCATCGAGCAGCCGATCCAACCCGCGGCGGTTCTCCCGCAGGCCCGACCCGCGGTCTTTGTACACCCGAAACACCGTGCCCGAAGCGGAATCTCGCAGCATCTGCTCCTGGTTATCGAGCGAGGACTCCTGCCCTGTCGAACCCGATACCCGGCAGTACAGCGCCTCCACTCGCTCGCCTATCACCCCGTCAGGATCAGGTGCGGGACGACCCAAATAGGCATCCAAATCCGCCCGATCGAACAATCGCTGCCCCGACGCCGACCACCGGAACGCCAACCGGCCCTCCACCGCGGCCTTACGCACGCCCACCACCGACATACCCAAGTAGTCAGCCGCAGCACCGATCCGCATACAAGCAAGTATGAGACAGTATTAGGGAAATCTCAAGCAGCGATCAGCCTGAACTGCCACGGTGAGGTCAACCACGCCATGAGGTGCACTTGACTTCCGCGCTCGCACAGCATCATTCAGCCAAGCCACTGCGATGCCACCATCACGATCCCGTTCGTCAGTCGTCGGCGACGACGGCGATGCAGACCGGACCGCTTCCTGCAGCCTGCAGTGCGCCGGCGCGGCGGCCAGCAGCGATCCACATCGTCTGGACCTGATAGGGATTGCCTGACCGCTCCACCACCGCAGCCGGATAGGCCTTTTCAAAAGCTGCTTGGTCGTCACTGACCCAGATCACAGTGGCACCGTCTTCGGTGGTGATTTCCAGCTCGCCAACTAGGCCGGCGATGAAGTCATCGATGCGCTGCAGTTCCGCCATCGGCTTCGGCGGCGGCGGGTTCACCCCTCGCTCGTTCTTGCTGTAGGTCTTCTCATTCGATCCAAGCAGTACGGCAGTCTGAGCCTTGCCAAGACCGAGTGCAGCCCTGGCCGCAGCCAGGTCGAAGCGCCGGTCGCCCCGGTACACCGCGACGTCGCGGCCGCGGCGGCGCAGCTCGGCTGCCGCTCGTCCAACCGCAACGTAGTGCAGCATAACCGGATACGGATTTCCGCCGAGCGTGTGCGCACCGGGATAGCGGTCAATAAACGCTGCCTGGTCAACGACCGCATCGAGCGTCACAGTGTTGCCGTCGGTCACCGCGGCGGTGATCATCCGCTGCGCCTCGGTGGCGACGAAAGCCTCCATGTCCGCCAGCTCTTCGATGTACTCCGTAGGCACTTCGTGGGGGTCGCCTGGATGTCCGGCGATGAACTCCCTCATTGCCGGCAGCTCGCTTCTGTATCGCCAATGCACCTTGTCCAGGTCGTCGTGCTCGCAGACGAGCACCCGCGCGATATCGACACCCAGCACCGGCGCCAGGTCTTCAGGCCACAAGCTCAACGCATTGCGGCGCGCTTTCAGATCGGACCACAGATAGTCGACAGCATGCTCAGCGATGGTGGCCTCCTCGAACACGACGACAGGTAGGACTTCTGCCAATCCAACGCTCATGATTATTTGCCTCCTCGGGCGTCTGGGCCAGCCGCAGTTGGCGTGCCCCGCACCCACAACCTTATCAGCAGCAACCGACGTTCAGGTCCATTCACGCAGCCGTGGGAGGGCCAGAGCTAGTCGATCCGCCAGATCAACCCATCCCATCTGCAGGAAGGCCATGTGTCCATTGGACAGCTTCGCGGGGTTGATGATCGAGTCGACGCGTATCTTCCCCGGCGCAACTCCGAGCTTGGCGAGCTTGTCGTAGAGCGGGTTGGGTTCGATACCCCTGCCGGCGAGGTACTCGAAGACCTGGTTGGGCTGCCAGTCCCAAATCGGCCCGTAGCTGACCGTGCCGTCGACGCGCCGCACGATCCCTCCCACTGCGGCCCTGACCTGTTCGCGTGAATCACCGGGCCGCGTGCGGGCTTCGGCGGCCAGGTGCCGGCGATACAGCGCCTGTCGGCCAGGGGATTCCTCAGCCCGCACGCCCCACAGGTTTCCGCGGCCGTGGCGGCGGTGGGCCTCAGCCGCCGGCCTGGTGATCATCAACTCAGCCAGCTCCACACCCAGCAGACGATCTGGTGCGTCATGATCGAACCCACCGCAGGCCACCAAGGCGGTCAACAGATCCGGCTCGGCGGCGATGACCTCGAAGTTCAGGCGCCACTGGTCGACCAGGCGCTCAACGTACTGCACGGTCTCTGGGAAGAGCAGCCCGCTGTCGAAGAACACTACGGGCACGTTGGGATCGACCTGGCGGGCAAGGTCCACCACGACTGTGGAGTCTTTGCCGCCCGACCACGACACGAACCCGTCGAAAGTATCGAGGTGGTTCTCTATACGCGCCAGTACATTTCGATTGGACGCTTCGCCTCGGCGGCGAGCCGCGATGGCCTGCAGCGCACGCATATCCAGACCAGCGGACACGCTCATCTGCCGTCGACGTCGTCTTGGCCGCCCGAGTCGTCTCGATTGTCGGTGACCGTCACGATCAAACCGGGAAACAGCAGCTCGAAGTACTCCTCGACGTACGCGGCCGCATCGGGCCCGTCGAGGATCGATTCATCGGTGGTGGTGTCGTCCCACCACCACCACTGTCCCCGCCGCTTGAACCCGAACGGCGGCGGGACCTCGACGTCGGTGTAGGTGCGAGCGAAGGTATGGGCAGTCCCGACAACGAACCACCAGTTCAGACCGCCGAAGGTGACCGATCCATCGGGATCAGCATGCTCGGACAGTTCCGCCGGCAGCTCCACGCGCGCCAGGCACACCGAGACCGTGATTTCAGGCCGAGGTCTGGTCATCGTCGTACGGAAGTGTCCGTTGCGGCCGGGCTCATCCGGCCCTATCTCGGATCTATTCGGGTGAACTGTCCAGTCGCTCTTGCTCATTGAATCTCCTGGAGTTGTAGGACAAGGCGCATCGCGAAGCCTGTTGCACCCGTGGCGTACGTGACCGAGTCCGCCGCAACCACTTGGCACCGAAGCCCTCGGGGAAGCAGATGTGTGGTGTCCTCCACTGTGTTCGATGCGCCCAAGTACATGCCGCGGCTGGTGACGATCTCGAACACCAAGTGGCGGACACTGTCGTGGCCGGGGGCTTCAAACAAGTTGTGCCGGGCAATCGTGAACTGATCGAATTCCAATGTCGCCCCGGGCGATAACTCGGGCGGAAGGTCCTCGTAACGCTTCACGTCGCGATGGGTATCGGGCAGCTTCACCGCGACATACACCGTGTGGCGTCGATCGTTGAGTCGCTCGTAGGACTGGATCGCACGATCGAGACGCTGGACTTGGGTACGGTCTTTGTCGGTGAGCTGCTGGGCATCACCGGCGGCGTAGTGCAAGGCGCCGTTGATCCGCCGCCATTCGGCGGGGTCATCGTTCTTGAGCATGCTGCGCATCGCTCGATGCTGCGATGCCGGCGCCGCGGCGATGACCCGATTCTTTGTAGCAGAACGGATTTTGCGCTGACGCGCACTGAGCGGCTCCCGAAACTCTCCCAGCAGCGGCAGTTCCGAGCGGAGGCGAGCCGACTCGACGTGGCTGACGTCGCGTGGCGTGGCACGATCGCGGTCTCTGGCGGCCCGGGTCAGGGACGCGTCCTCGTCACGCGCCTCATCGATGATGCGATTGGCCAGACGGATGAATTCCCGCTCCTGCATGGCCGACTCGACCACTTCACGGGCAGCCTTAACGTCACGAGCGGAGATGACACCACCTTCGAAGTCGACCACGACAGGTTCTTGGTTGGGTCGTGCGTTTTTCACCCGCATCGGTACCCCCTCACAACACTAATGCCCTGTCTCCCTTGGCCATAGCTAATCGCACGGGCCTGCGTGGTGCGAGCAGATATTGATCCGGTCAGAATGAGCGGCGTCGTTTCTAGCCAAGACGCATCAGCCCCCGCACCTCATTGTCAGCCGAATCGAGGTCGACGGTGCCTACGACCCTGGCACGTCCCGGAACTTGGCAGACCGGGCATTGCACCGTCATGGTGGCGCTACCACCCTGGGACAGCAAGTAGCCGAGGTGAGCCCAACAGGTGGGCGTGGGCTCCTCGCTGTGGTGCCCACACGGCCATCCGACGGTCACTCCGACTGAGACTTGTCCATGGTGGTCGCCGTGCCATCCACACGGACGCGGCCACGGGCGGCGACGGTTCCACACTTTCAACGGATTACTCGCTGTGCCGACGCTGGCCGGTCCGGGTACAGGATGCCCGCAAGCGATGAGTCCTGCCCCGCGTCCTTCACGGCCGAATTTGAAGGCACACAACCCAATGCCTCTGCTAGCACAGCACCATGCTTTTGCATTCTGACACCTCCTATGGCACCTTCAGCGGGCTGCCTGCAGCGTTGCAATCAGCGCCTGATAGGCATCACCGCCAGCGAGAATCTCGAGATTCACCACTGCCCACACGTCGTCGCTCAACGTTGGTGCTGCGGCCGAGTCGGTGTAGTCACCGCCCCGGAAGAATGTTCGGTACATCGATTCAATCTCCCCCGCCCCTATATGGTCCTGCACTTATTTCAGTCTATGGGGGTGACGAGGCCGGTAGTCCGCATAAGCGACAGGCCTCAGATACGGGAGACGGCCCCGGAATCAGCTATTCCGAGGCCGTCTCGGGTGACACCATCACCCAACTCCTATGTGCGTTTCGTGCCCTCACGATAGCAGCACCGAATGGCACACCGGACGTATTCTGGCCGGCAGAATGCTCTCCGATCCCGCTGCCGCCGCCTGGGTCGCTCTCGGCCGACCCGCCGTAGATGCCCCCACACCGACACCCGGCCGCTGCGGCCGCTGCGGCCAAGACGGCCCCACCGTCCCCAGTTCCCGCATCATCTCTGAAAAATTCACCGGCTTCACCGATTGGCCTTTCGGCACCCGCAGGTTGTGCACGGCATGCGCGTGGGCCTACAGCCATCGACCCACCGCGCAGCTGGCCATGTTGATCACCACGACCTCAGTCACGGAGTACGCCAACGGGTCTGAACTCACGCCCACGCTGACTGCCGGAGCCCTACCACTCACGCATGCAGCTCTCGTGCCCGACTCTCGCCGCAAGCACCTCCTGCCACACACCCAGTGGGGTCACCTAGTGACCGACGGACTGACCATCCCGTGGGATGACGCTGCGGCTACGCGACTGACATCTGTTGTGTGGCTTCGCAATACCCTCGGGGCAACCTGGCCCCAACTCGGACGTCCCGCTCCGCCAGCCGAGCTGCTCACGGCCTGCCCCGCCACTCAGTGGCCATCCATCATGGCGGCCTGGACGTCATTGCAGCCGTGGCGAAAGATACCGCCGCTGTGGGCCGCAGCGAGGATTCTCAGCAACCCCGCCGGGTCCGGCACAGCCGCTCCGTAGAGCGGACAAGTTGGCCGTTGCGGCCGATACGCTGGCGATATGACCTCCGAGCTGACGCCCACCAGAGCGTGGCAGGCGCTGGTGCCCGAGCTTCAATCACTTAGGGAGAGCGCCGGCGACGCCGCGGCCGGCACCCCAGAAGCGATCGCCGCTCAGGCCGCCGACACCGCCGAACGGTTGCTGCTGCTGGTGCACTACAGCATCGACTGGGAAAACAGCTGGATCGCGCAGCCGAAGTACCGCAAGCACTATTGGGATGGGATTCTGCCCCGGCGGGTGCAGCGCGCCACGCGCCGCTCGGCGACGCTGGAGGACTGGTGGTCATCCCCCGCCCTGCAACAACTCGGGATGGTGCTACCCGCCGATCGCGACCGTCGCCTCGAACTGGCCAGCCTGCTACGCGAACCACCGTTGCCGGTCCTGAACACGATGCGCACCAGCCTGCCAGCCTTGCTACTTCGGGTCCGCATCATCAAAGAAGCCGTCTCCGCCCAGCGCAAAGCCCAATCTGCATGAGCTTGAACACGATTCGGTGGGATATCGACATCCTGGCACTGTCCTCGATCGTGCACCGCGAGGACTACACAACAGCCGGCACCGACACATTGGCGCCCTTCCGCACGGAGAAAGTCCTCGCCGCCGACGGCACCCCACAGCCACCAGTCCCCAGCGTCTCAGGGAGCAGCTTTCGCGGCGTGTTGCGCCGGATCGGCGAAGAGCTCACCGCCGAGGTACTCGAGTACGAGGGCTCCCTACCCATTCCCGCGGCGCACCTGCTCACCAACGGCGGCCGCCTCGCCAAATCGGCCGCACCGTTGACAGACGAAGGCGAACGCCACCTCAAATCGCTCATACCCCAGATCGCGGTGTTCGGCGGCAGTGCCTCAGGCCGGATCATGTCCGGCCTCCTGAGGGTCGAGAAGGTCGATCCGGTAGTCGCCGAGCTGGCCCATCTCCTTCGCCGAAAGCCGCAGTCCGCGGCCCTGCCGTCGATACAGACCCTCTCCGAGGAATCATTCACGCACCTCGCCGATCACCGGCCGAACACCAACCAGCCACCACGGACCGACAACGACGAAACAACCAGTCCCCTTGGACGTTTCAGCGTCGAGACTCTGCCGGCGGGAACGCGACTGCAAACCTCCGCCACGATCCTCTACGCCACCGATTTCCAGGTCGCGTTCCTGCGCGATGTCCTCAACGCATTCGCCACCAGGGGCCATCTCGGTGGGCGTATCGCCGCTGGGCACGGCCGGATTTCCGCCACGATCACCCCCGACGTCCAGCGTGGACGCCTCCCGAAAAGGACTCTCGACTGGCGGGCCGAGCTCAAGACCAACCGCGACCAAGCTCTCACCGCGCTGTCCAAACTCACCTGAGCCACACCATGATTGCGCTACAGATCACCGCCATCACGCCGCGCGGCATCGCATTGTCACGTCCCTGGGGTATCGCCTTCGATGGCCTCCTGGCTTCTGTCGTGTGGCACCGTCGCAAGCGGGCCGCTCTCGCCGCTGGCGGCAACCTCACCTACCAGGTGGACGGGCCGCAGGAGGCTCTGCCGCTGCCACTGGCACGCTGCGGCGACCCGAGCGACGATGACTGGCACTGGCTGGCTACCTTCGCCGACCTTCACCCGCGCATCCCGTTTGTCACCGAACCCGACATCCGTTGGCGCACATCGCGAACCGATCGCAACCGGCTTCAACAGCTCGCCCCCAACATCGGGCGGCAGGTCGTCTCGGACACCACTGGCCGCTACCAGCGCCGTGTCATCTCCGTCATGGCCTACGCGACAACCCACCTCACGTGGCGCGCTGTCGGCGACCCCGACCAGATACGCGAGCTACTCGAAGATCCCAGCCTCATGTCCATCGGGAAGCACACCGGTGTCGGCGAAGGTGTCGTGACCCGCTGGGAAGTCACCGAAACCCCCGACGTCACCGACTGGTCCGCCGGCCACGAACACGAGCCCGGTGTCCTGGGCCGCACCACCCCGCCACGTTGCCTTCACGAGTGGCCCCACGTGACAGCTGGGCCACTTGGCGTCGGAGCGGTCCGGCCGCCGTATATGCATTCGCAGAACCGCGCCTCGGCATTCCAGCCGGTGAGATAGCGACTGTTGCCGTCGACCGGCCGCAGCGGGCGTAGACGTCCGTCGGTTCGGCTCGCGGCACCGATCTCGCCGCCCGGAACACGAACCTCCGCGTCGACGCCCTCCCTCGCTCCTCGTCTTCGTCAGGGTCGCAGTTGGGGCGTATTCGAAGGGCTGATTGGGCCGAACGTCAGCGGTAGTGCGCCCTATCCAAAATTCGCCCCCTGCGCTGGTCAATAGCCTGCAGGGCCTCGCCGATCCACCAACGATCACGTTCAGTTTTGGGTCGATATTGGGCCGGGCAACCGGTCGGAGCTGGCTCCCGTGCGGCGTCAGGCCTGGGGTCCAGCGATCCACAAGTATGTCTGCCGAAGGGGCTCTTCCAACGTCGCATCGACGCCGGCAATGACGTCGTCAGGCGTGAGCTCGCTGGGGTCCGTAAGCCCGAGCGAGCCGCCCGTTGTGGTGCGCTCGCTGATGTGTCGGATGGCGGCCTCGGCCGCCGCGCGGCCGAAACGGGCGTTGCCGTACCGATCGAGAACCGGGACCCCATTAGGGGTGCTCATGGTCGACAGTTCGATGATCTTGCGGTCCAACACCTCGGTGGCGTCCCCGGTAAGGACATAGCCGGCGTCTGCGGCATGGGCGGCCAGGACATCGACGATGTCCTGAGCGGACAAGCTGGGGAAAACCACTCGCTCCACGAAGTTTGTGTCCAGGTAGGTCTGGACCCAGGACCGCCTGACTGAGCGCTCGTGGTCGTCGGCCGTTCCAAGGCCTCGATCCCAGTCGCCATCGTTGTACTGCATCCAGATGACCGCCAGGCGAGGGCCGCGGTCCGCCAGCTCGGTGAGGGCGTGGGTCATCACGTCCCACGGCAGTGCGAAGAGTGCGTGAGGGTCCTCCAGCACCAGGACGCCGCCTTCGGCGGCATCCATTGCGTCCCGCAGGTCGCGGTTCGAGCTCGCCCACACGACCGGGCCGGCGAGTCCCAGTTTGCGCGCAAGGATCCCCGCAGCGGTGGTCTTTCCTGTGCCCGCGTGTCCGGTGAACACAGCTCGAAGCTGATGTTCCTCCCCGACCCGGCGGCCCTCTTCATACCGGAGGACAAGGGCATCGAGGCGCCCAACGACCTCCGGCCGGACCAGAGGCTCCCATCCTGTCGATCGCGCAGCGGCCGCAGCTGTAGATGTGACGGCCGCCAGCGCAGCGGTGTAGCTGGTGCCGGGATGCTCGCGTTGGTAATCGCGGGCCTGCTTCTTCACTGAATTGTGGTGCCCGGGGCGGTGATCAGTCATCGGAGGCTCTCCTTGTCGCCACAGCGGCGGTGCGCGCCCCACACTCACTTTCCCGCCAGCAGCCAACAGGGATAACACCATCCACTTCGCCCTTAGTGCGTTTCCCGTTGCGGCACAACCGTGTGGGTGCTGCGCCCTGGGTCCGCTCGGTGGTGAACGGCGAATTCGACCATACACCGGTTCATTACGGCAACGTCCGCGTGCACTAGGTGTGCTTGTCCATGGCATTGGTTAACGCGGGGTCGCTTCCCAGCCGTCTTAGCCGCGGGGGCTAAACCGTCCTAATTTCCCTAACTCGCGGTCACGCGACGAGGGCATCGAACGACAGTTGCAATGGCCGCTCTCGGCCATCTGCAACCACGATCCCCGCGGCCGTCAGTCAGTAGGCCTGAGGCCTGCAATACTCGAAACCACGAGACATCCAGAGGGGGGATGGTTGTGAAACATCGTGCGTTCGCAGGGCTTCTGGCGGCGTTGCTGCTCGCCGGTTGCGGCGATTCGGGAAACGGTTCCGTCGGCTCATCCGCGTCGACGGTCGGGACCCCGGCGGACCTGCTGGTCGCGATCCCCACCATGACGCCGAAACCGTCGTGGACGATCAAACTCGCCGATGTGGTCCACGCCCCGGACCTGAAACAGGGCATCCTGCCCGGCAGCGTCGAGGACCGGGCGTTCGCGCTGGCCTACCCGGCCCACCCGGACCCAGCCGGGCCGGGTACCTCCTGGGTCTACTCGTTCAACCCGCGCACCGGCGCGGTCCTGTTCGGTGGCGTCGAATTATCGGGCAGCGTGGCGGGCTGCTACATCAACGGCCCAGACCAGCTCACCTGCCTGGGCCGGCAGAACACCGCCGTGGCCGATTCGCATCCGTGGGCGTGGGTGCTCGACAGCCACAACGGCAACGTGACCTACAACGGGCCCACCGACATCGTCAACGGCGACGCGATGAGCGTGTACAAGGTCGGCCAATACCCGGTGGTCGCAGTACCCGGCACCGGCTGGTACGGCATCGGCGCCTCCGGTGAAAAGACCTGGTTCGTGCCCGGCAGCGGCAAGGCCAGCGACGACACCTTCTGGTCCCGCGACATCCCCCCGCAGCGGCTGGTGGTCGGTGACCGACCCGATGGCACCTATCTGGTGTACTCGGTCAGCGACGGCGCGGTCATCGTCGACAAGCTCACCGCCCGGCCATGGGTGTACGACGGCGGTTACGCGGTACCGGGCCGCAGCGCCAGCGACCCCGAGGGCCGGATCACGTTCTACGACAACACCGGAAAAGAACTGTCGCACTTCACCGTTGGCGCCGGCCGCGGCGCCTGGCAGGTCATCAGCCGCGGCGCCCTGCTGGTCGTCCAGTACGGCGACCCCAAGGCCCCAGACCAGATGCGGTGGCTGGTATTCGACGCCACCGGCAAGAAGATCGCGGACCTGCCCACCCAGGGCGAGCCGAGCAAGACCCGGGCGGTGATCATCGGCGACAAGATGTACGTCTCGGACACCGTCGGCATCGAGAACACCGCCAAAGAAAACCCGTGGAAGCAAATCGATCTGGCCACCGCCAGTATCCTGCGCACCTGCGCCGATCTGAACCTACGCGGCTACGTCGCCTCCGACGGCAAAACCATCCTGTCGGGCACCATGGGCGAGGCCGGGCACATCACCGAAAACGCTGTCGACCCGTCCAGCTGCCAGACCCTGTGGTCGATGGATTCCCGCGACGGCGGGGTGGTCAAGGTGAACACGTCGTTGGTGCAGTACTCCGACAGTCAACTCCAGGGTGTGGAGGGCTGACATGGCCAGCGATTTCGAAGCGATCCACCGCCGCCGAGCCCGCATC from Mycolicibacterium sp. TY81 harbors:
- a CDS encoding recombinase family protein — its product is MRIGAAADYLGMSVVGVRKAAVEGRLAFRWSASGQRLFDRADLDAYLGRPAPDPDGVIGERVEALYCRVSGSTGQESSLDNQEQMLRDSASGTVFRVYKDRGSGLRENRRGLDRLLDDAAAGKFTVVRVVWRDRLARFGGGVDRAVLVGVRR
- a CDS encoding phosphoadenosine phosphosulfate reductase family protein, producing MSVSAGLDMRALQAIAARRRGEASNRNVLARIENHLDTFDGFVSWSGGKDSTVVVDLARQVDPNVPVVFFDSGLLFPETVQYVERLVDQWRLNFEVIAAEPDLLTALVACGGFDHDAPDRLLGVELAELMITRPAAEAHRRHGRGNLWGVRAEESPGRQALYRRHLAAEARTRPGDSREQVRAAVGGIVRRVDGTVSYGPIWDWQPNQVFEYLAGRGIEPNPLYDKLAKLGVAPGKIRVDSIINPAKLSNGHMAFLQMGWVDLADRLALALPRLREWT
- a CDS encoding RAMP superfamily CRISPR-associated protein: MSLNTIRWDIDILALSSIVHREDYTTAGTDTLAPFRTEKVLAADGTPQPPVPSVSGSSFRGVLRRIGEELTAEVLEYEGSLPIPAAHLLTNGGRLAKSAAPLTDEGERHLKSLIPQIAVFGGSASGRIMSGLLRVEKVDPVVAELAHLLRRKPQSAALPSIQTLSEESFTHLADHRPNTNQPPRTDNDETTSPLGRFSVETLPAGTRLQTSATILYATDFQVAFLRDVLNAFATRGHLGGRIAAGHGRISATITPDVQRGRLPKRTLDWRAELKTNRDQALTALSKLT